The following are encoded in a window of Kitasatospora fiedleri genomic DNA:
- a CDS encoding ATP-binding cassette domain-containing protein: MSEQDRPAVECRELVYSFHHGRGKGPATRAVDGVDLTVRPGEVFGLLGPNGAGKTTTIRAITTLLPTSRGMVRVFGHDCAAERTGVRRLLGYVPQALSADAGLTGRENVALFARVFDVSRAERAERVAQALAAVDLTEAADRMAGTYSGGMVRRLELAQALVSAPRLLVLDEPTIGLDPIARAGVWERVEAVRRATGMTVLVTTHYMDEADRHCDRIALMDRGRIRALGTPEELKARVRAEDPAQQAPTLDDVFRHFSGRALTDDAKEGEFSDVRRTRRTASRVG; this comes from the coding sequence ATGAGCGAACAGGACCGACCGGCCGTCGAGTGCCGGGAGTTGGTGTACAGCTTCCACCACGGCCGGGGGAAGGGCCCGGCCACCCGGGCGGTGGACGGCGTCGACCTGACGGTGCGCCCCGGCGAGGTGTTCGGGCTGCTCGGGCCGAACGGCGCGGGCAAGACCACCACGATCCGGGCGATCACCACCCTGCTGCCGACGTCCCGCGGCATGGTGCGGGTGTTCGGCCACGACTGCGCCGCCGAACGCACCGGGGTGCGGCGCCTGCTCGGCTACGTCCCGCAGGCGCTGTCCGCGGACGCCGGGCTGACCGGGCGGGAGAACGTCGCCCTGTTCGCCCGGGTCTTCGACGTCTCCCGCGCCGAGCGCGCCGAACGGGTCGCCCAGGCGCTGGCCGCCGTCGACCTGACCGAGGCCGCCGACCGGATGGCCGGCACCTACTCCGGCGGCATGGTGCGCCGGCTCGAACTGGCCCAGGCCCTGGTCAGCGCGCCCCGGCTGCTGGTGCTGGACGAGCCCACCATCGGACTGGACCCGATCGCCCGGGCCGGGGTCTGGGAGCGGGTGGAGGCGGTCCGCCGCGCCACCGGCATGACGGTGCTGGTCACCACCCACTACATGGACGAGGCGGACCGGCACTGCGACCGGATCGCCCTGATGGACCGCGGCCGGATTCGCGCGCTCGGCACCCCCGAGGAGCTCAAGGCCCGGGTCCGGGCCGAGGACCCGGCCCAGCAGGCGCCCACCCTGGACGACGTGTTCCGGCACTTCTCCGGGCGTGCGCTGACCGACGACGCCAAGGAAGGGGAGTTCTCGGATGTCCGCCGCACCCGCCGCACCGCAAGCCGAGTCGGCTGA
- a CDS encoding MarR family winged helix-turn-helix transcriptional regulator, with product MPNGAEAGTAAEAEELSVLLVGIQRLIRRQLRAGLAVPRLRGAQVELLRLVADTPGTRVSEAAEELFLAGNSVSTLVNQLVGQGLLRRETDPADRRAALLYVTDEAVERLAAWRVRRAELVGEVVAELDGAERAALAAAVPALRAVAAGLRARAAGEGSAEA from the coding sequence GTGCCGAACGGTGCCGAGGCCGGAACGGCGGCGGAGGCGGAGGAGCTCTCCGTCCTCCTGGTCGGCATCCAGCGGCTGATCCGCCGCCAGCTGCGGGCGGGGCTGGCCGTGCCGCGGCTGCGCGGCGCCCAGGTCGAACTGCTGCGCCTGGTGGCGGACACGCCCGGGACACGGGTCTCGGAGGCGGCCGAGGAGCTGTTCCTGGCGGGCAACTCGGTGTCCACGCTGGTCAACCAGCTGGTCGGACAGGGCCTGCTGCGCCGCGAGACCGACCCGGCGGACCGGCGGGCGGCGCTGCTGTACGTCACCGACGAGGCGGTCGAGCGGCTGGCCGCCTGGCGGGTCCGGCGGGCCGAACTGGTCGGCGAAGTGGTGGCGGAACTCGACGGGGCGGAGCGGGCGGCCCTGGCGGCCGCGGTGCCCGCCCTGCGCGCGGTCGCGGCCGGCCTGCGGGCCAGGGCGGCCGGAGAGGGGAGTGCGGAGGCATGA
- a CDS encoding cellulose binding domain-containing protein, whose translation MLFRRRSAGPRRPLAATAPAVLAVLAAALPLSAPAAAADPVPVGDTTVTVNANAGLGTVGPAALGVNTAIWDSSMNDPQVASLYRDAGIGALRYPGGSYADIYHWADHTAPGGYVAPGTGFDAFMGTVRATGAQPILIANYGSGTAQEAADWVRYANVTKGYGAKYWEIGNEIYGNGVYGSGWENDTHADKSPDQYAREVKAYAAAMKAVDPTVKIGAVLTMPGNWPDGIVAAGDGGDWNHTVLAAVAHDVDFVSVHWYPNAGGGEQALAAVRQLPGELREVRSLLDRYAGADSARIGIAMTEVNSDSGNGALTSRPNGLFAAEAVSTALENGVFSVDWWDTHNGAGPITTVNGETDYGDMGLLSNGSCTGSVCEPAVNTPFAPYHGIKAVGALDDPGDTLLASGASGPDVSSHAVLRANGDLGVLLLNKSPSTSHAVDLRYLGFTPGTAAPAVQRWAPGDPGLVDATGTATAASVTLAPYSITVLTVHAKPGTGSTAATVGTPGAPRATAVDATTATLSWPAATGAADRYEVYEQLGTTVQLIGSATGTSTTLRNLPPGSRHTVNVLARDQAGRLSQPSAPLTFTTGTPDDSTCTVSYRVTSGWGNGFVADVVVSNTGPADLNGWTLDFDWPSAGQSVGSWWNADIAATGQHVRVTNGRDNARLAPNGGTSAEFGFVGGNNGANPSPTVFRLNGTVCRTTG comes from the coding sequence ATGCTGTTCCGCAGGAGATCAGCCGGGCCCCGCCGCCCGCTCGCCGCGACGGCCCCGGCCGTCCTGGCCGTGCTCGCGGCGGCGCTGCCGCTGTCCGCCCCCGCCGCGGCGGCCGACCCCGTCCCCGTCGGCGACACCACGGTCACGGTGAACGCGAACGCGGGCCTGGGCACCGTCGGCCCGGCCGCGCTCGGCGTCAACACCGCCATCTGGGACTCCTCCATGAACGACCCGCAGGTGGCCTCGCTCTACCGGGATGCCGGGATCGGCGCGCTGCGCTACCCGGGCGGCTCGTACGCGGACATCTACCACTGGGCCGACCACACCGCGCCGGGCGGCTACGTCGCTCCGGGCACCGGGTTCGACGCGTTCATGGGGACGGTGCGGGCGACCGGCGCGCAGCCGATCCTGATCGCCAACTACGGTTCGGGCACCGCCCAGGAGGCGGCGGACTGGGTCCGGTACGCCAACGTCACCAAGGGCTACGGGGCGAAGTACTGGGAGATCGGCAACGAGATCTACGGCAACGGCGTCTACGGCAGCGGCTGGGAGAACGACACCCACGCCGACAAGTCGCCGGACCAGTACGCCCGGGAGGTCAAGGCGTACGCCGCGGCCATGAAGGCCGTCGACCCGACGGTGAAGATCGGCGCGGTGCTGACCATGCCCGGCAACTGGCCGGACGGCATCGTCGCGGCCGGCGACGGCGGCGACTGGAACCACACCGTGCTGGCCGCCGTCGCGCACGACGTGGACTTCGTCAGCGTCCACTGGTACCCGAACGCCGGCGGCGGCGAGCAAGCGCTGGCCGCCGTGCGGCAACTGCCCGGCGAACTGCGCGAGGTGCGCAGCCTGCTGGACCGGTACGCGGGCGCGGACTCGGCGCGCATCGGCATCGCGATGACCGAGGTGAACTCCGACTCCGGCAACGGCGCCCTCACCAGCCGCCCGAACGGCCTGTTCGCGGCGGAGGCGGTGAGCACCGCGCTGGAGAACGGCGTGTTCAGCGTCGACTGGTGGGACACCCACAACGGCGCGGGCCCGATCACCACTGTCAACGGGGAGACCGACTACGGCGACATGGGCCTGCTGTCGAACGGCAGTTGCACCGGCAGCGTCTGCGAGCCGGCCGTGAACACCCCGTTCGCGCCGTACCACGGCATCAAGGCGGTGGGCGCGCTCGACGACCCCGGCGACACCCTGCTGGCCTCCGGCGCCTCCGGCCCCGACGTCTCCTCGCACGCGGTGCTGCGGGCCAACGGCGACCTCGGCGTGCTGCTGCTGAACAAGAGCCCGTCCACCAGCCACGCCGTGGACCTGCGCTACCTCGGCTTCACCCCCGGCACCGCCGCCCCCGCGGTGCAGCGCTGGGCGCCCGGCGACCCGGGTCTGGTGGACGCCACCGGCACCGCCACCGCCGCCTCGGTGACCCTGGCCCCGTACTCGATCACCGTGCTGACCGTGCACGCCAAGCCCGGCACCGGCTCGACGGCCGCCACCGTCGGCACCCCCGGCGCGCCGCGCGCCACCGCGGTGGACGCCACCACCGCGACCCTGTCCTGGCCGGCCGCCACCGGTGCGGCGGACCGCTACGAGGTCTACGAACAGCTGGGCACCACCGTCCAGTTGATCGGCTCCGCCACCGGCACCTCCACCACCCTGCGCAACCTGCCGCCGGGCTCCCGGCACACCGTCAACGTGCTGGCCCGCGACCAGGCCGGACGCCTCTCCCAGCCCTCCGCCCCGCTGACCTTCACCACCGGCACCCCGGACGACAGCACCTGCACCGTCTCGTACCGGGTGACCAGCGGCTGGGGCAACGGCTTCGTGGCCGACGTCGTGGTGAGCAACACCGGCCCGGCGGACCTGAACGGCTGGACGCTGGACTTCGACTGGCCCTCCGCCGGACAGTCCGTCGGCTCCTGGTGGAACGCGGACATCGCCGCCACCGGGCAGCACGTCCGGGTCACCAACGGCCGGGACAACGCCCGCCTGGCGCCGAACGGCGGCACGTCCGCCGAGTTCGGCTTCGTCGGCGGCAACAACGGCGCCAACCCGTCCCCGACGGTGTTCCGGCTGAACGGCACGGTCTGCCGCACCACCGGCTGA
- a CDS encoding discoidin domain-containing protein: MLAPRPHLHWRTPLCALLAVAALLASLLLALAPAPTAHAAGTLLSQNKPATASSTENAGTPASAAVDGNTGTRWSSAAADPQWLQVDLGSSQAISQVVLQWETAAAKAYQLQFSANGSTWTTAYSTTTGTGGTETLNVTGTARYVRMYGTARTTQYGYSLWEFQVYGGSSAPGTCGTQNAAQNRPATASSTENAGTPASAAVDGNTGTRWSSAAADPQWLQVDLGTVQTVCRAVLQWETAAAKAYQLQLSTDGTNWTTAYSTTTGAGGTETLNLTGSARYVRVYGTARTTQYGYSLWEFQVFTTGTGSSPSPSPTSGTDPFWGDTSTIPPASNVLTVKVLNRTNGAYPDSQVYWSFNGQTHSIAEQPYLDMPANSSGRMYFYLGSPTSRYADFIEFTVGANVFNGNTTRVDAWALPLAMRLHTTDGYDVQVGDAQSVFNESRTQLFQDFANAVPQEFKVLAQTEAPYRIIAPGSDPSFRTGGVNANYFTAYANSVGVNEPTSNIFGCAGTLAGDPGMCAALNRHVATLPQSQWSDPSKYYAAGPANYYAKFWHDRAIDSLAYGFPYDDYASQSSYISHANPQWLEVAVGY, encoded by the coding sequence ATGCTCGCGCCACGCCCCCACCTCCACTGGAGGACGCCGCTGTGCGCCCTCCTCGCCGTCGCCGCCCTGCTGGCGAGCCTGTTGCTCGCCCTGGCCCCGGCGCCGACCGCCCACGCCGCCGGGACCCTGCTCTCGCAGAACAAGCCCGCGACCGCCTCCAGCACCGAGAACGCCGGAACGCCCGCCTCCGCCGCCGTCGACGGCAACACCGGCACCCGCTGGTCCAGCGCCGCCGCCGACCCCCAGTGGCTCCAGGTCGACCTCGGCTCCAGCCAGGCGATCAGCCAGGTCGTCCTCCAGTGGGAGACCGCCGCCGCCAAGGCGTACCAGCTCCAGTTCTCCGCCAACGGCTCGACCTGGACCACCGCCTACTCCACCACCACCGGCACCGGCGGCACCGAAACCCTGAACGTGACCGGCACCGCCCGCTACGTCCGGATGTACGGCACCGCCCGCACCACCCAGTACGGCTACTCGCTCTGGGAGTTCCAGGTCTACGGCGGCTCCTCCGCGCCCGGCACCTGCGGCACCCAGAACGCCGCGCAGAACCGGCCCGCGACCGCCTCGTCCACCGAGAACGCCGGGACGCCCGCCTCCGCCGCCGTCGACGGCAACACCGGCACCCGCTGGTCCAGCGCCGCCGCCGACCCCCAGTGGCTCCAGGTCGACCTGGGCACCGTCCAGACCGTCTGCCGGGCCGTGCTCCAGTGGGAGACCGCCGCCGCCAAGGCGTACCAGCTCCAGCTGTCCACCGACGGCACGAACTGGACCACCGCCTACTCCACCACCACCGGCGCGGGCGGCACCGAGACACTCAACCTCACCGGCAGCGCCCGCTACGTCCGGGTGTACGGCACCGCCCGCACCACCCAGTACGGCTACTCGCTCTGGGAGTTCCAGGTCTTCACCACCGGGACGGGCTCCTCGCCCAGCCCGAGCCCGACCTCCGGCACCGACCCGTTCTGGGGTGACACCAGCACCATCCCGCCGGCCTCGAACGTGCTGACGGTCAAGGTGCTGAACCGCACCAACGGCGCCTACCCGGACAGCCAGGTCTACTGGAGCTTCAACGGGCAGACCCACTCGATCGCCGAGCAGCCCTACCTCGACATGCCCGCCAACTCCTCCGGCCGGATGTACTTCTACCTCGGTTCGCCGACCAGCCGGTACGCCGACTTCATCGAGTTCACCGTCGGCGCGAACGTGTTCAACGGCAACACCACCCGGGTCGACGCCTGGGCCCTGCCGCTGGCGATGCGGCTGCACACCACCGACGGCTACGACGTGCAGGTCGGTGACGCGCAGTCGGTGTTCAACGAGAGCCGCACCCAGCTGTTCCAGGACTTCGCGAACGCCGTGCCGCAGGAGTTCAAGGTGCTGGCGCAGACCGAGGCCCCGTACCGGATCATCGCGCCGGGCAGCGACCCGAGCTTCCGCACCGGCGGCGTGAACGCCAACTACTTCACGGCGTACGCGAATTCGGTCGGCGTGAACGAGCCCACCTCGAACATCTTCGGCTGCGCGGGCACCCTGGCCGGCGACCCGGGCATGTGCGCGGCGCTCAACCGGCACGTCGCCACGCTGCCGCAGAGCCAGTGGTCCGACCCGAGCAAGTACTACGCGGCGGGCCCGGCCAACTACTACGCCAAGTTCTGGCACGACCGCGCGATCGACTCGCTGGCGTACGGCTTCCCGTACGACGACTACGCGAGCCAGTCCTCCTACATCTCGCACGCGAACCCGCAGTGGCTGGAGGTCGCGGTCGGCTACTGA
- a CDS encoding MFS transporter codes for MESNPESRVPVQAPPGVPPADRSGPRPPGAAVRRHRRALQLCFGIPGLALATWVTRTPDVRDRLHASTAEMGLVLFGMSIGSMLGILAAGALVARFSTRPVIITGMGLVLASSGTTALGAALSSAPLVAFGLLLIGAGVGLSEVASNVDGADVERAYGRPVLPALHGCYSLGTLIGAALGAGGAAIGLPVPWHLAAVLLVTAVLFALALPGLRPGLGRATGAGAGAGAGAASGADAGTDAPVPGSAPAAVAAGRRPSLDPRLLLIGGVVFAMTLAEGSATDWLPLLMVDGHDMPAGLGSLVYAGFAATMAAGRFAGGPVVARLGRPLVLGGGALLTAAGIALVSLVDSPAAAGCAVLLWGLGTALGFPLALSAAGESGPDTTARIALTSRIGYVALLAGPPTLGFLGEHHGLRAAMLPVLLLALTAAALSPSTATRAPSPAPSTSPVPSTSPVPSPAPVGNET; via the coding sequence ATGGAGTCCAACCCGGAGTCCCGTGTCCCCGTGCAGGCCCCGCCGGGGGTTCCTCCGGCGGACCGCTCGGGACCCCGGCCACCCGGCGCGGCGGTCCGCCGGCACCGCCGGGCCCTGCAACTCTGCTTCGGGATACCCGGGCTGGCGCTCGCCACCTGGGTCACCCGCACCCCCGACGTCCGGGACCGGCTGCACGCCTCCACCGCCGAGATGGGCCTGGTGCTCTTCGGGATGTCGATCGGCTCGATGCTCGGCATCCTGGCGGCCGGCGCGCTGGTGGCCCGGTTCTCCACCCGGCCCGTCATCATCACCGGCATGGGCCTGGTGCTGGCCAGTTCGGGCACCACCGCCCTGGGCGCGGCCCTCTCCTCGGCCCCGCTGGTGGCCTTCGGCCTGCTGCTGATCGGCGCGGGCGTGGGCCTCTCGGAAGTCGCCAGCAACGTCGACGGCGCCGACGTGGAACGCGCGTACGGCCGCCCCGTCCTGCCCGCCCTGCACGGCTGCTACAGCCTCGGCACCCTGATCGGCGCCGCCCTCGGCGCGGGCGGCGCCGCGATCGGCCTGCCCGTCCCCTGGCACCTGGCCGCCGTCCTGCTGGTGACCGCCGTGCTGTTCGCCCTCGCCCTGCCGGGCCTGCGCCCCGGCCTCGGCCGCGCCACCGGTGCCGGTGCCGGTGCCGGTGCCGGTGCCGCCAGCGGTGCCGACGCCGGTACCGACGCGCCGGTTCCCGGCAGTGCCCCGGCGGCGGTGGCGGCGGGCCGGCGGCCCTCCCTCGACCCGCGGCTGTTGCTGATCGGCGGCGTGGTGTTCGCGATGACGCTGGCCGAGGGCTCCGCCACCGACTGGCTGCCGCTGCTGATGGTCGACGGCCACGACATGCCGGCCGGCCTCGGCTCGCTGGTCTACGCCGGGTTCGCCGCCACCATGGCCGCCGGCCGCTTCGCGGGCGGCCCCGTGGTCGCCCGCCTCGGCCGCCCCCTGGTGCTCGGCGGCGGCGCGCTCCTCACCGCCGCGGGCATCGCGCTGGTCTCGCTCGTCGACTCCCCGGCCGCGGCGGGCTGCGCCGTCCTGCTCTGGGGCCTGGGCACTGCCCTCGGCTTCCCGCTCGCGCTCTCGGCCGCCGGGGAGTCCGGCCCCGACACCACCGCCCGGATCGCCCTCACCTCCCGGATCGGCTACGTCGCCCTGCTCGCGGGCCCCCCGACGCTCGGTTTCCTCGGCGAGCACCACGGGCTGCGGGCCGCGATGCTGCCGGTCCTGCTCCTGGCCCTCACCGCCGCCGCCCTCTCCCCGTCCACCGCGACCCGGGCCCCGTCCCCGGCTCCGTCCACGTCCCCGGTTCCGTCCACGTCCCCGGTTCCGTCCCCGGCTCCGGTCGGCAACGAGACCTGA
- a CDS encoding transglycosylase SLT domain-containing protein, whose amino-acid sequence MARIQQDFQAIQQRMGELSQRTGRIKGVMARAVTTDLAAGALGGVIGFGAVVAQVRERVGAIERQVAALEATKNKLTKNLGSDVNKIGVIVKQYADAERRAREGVRKPGQGGHPGKPADPKKPVGGHGGTHETGPTGPKKPMPTSPKKPTGGHGGHGGHGGHGGHGEDPAPTVSHEGAIKVSQVGYQGAGKYRSGEAACREYISQALDAMGVTDPKARAAWTEGMLTIASRESSYNAPGSQINAWDSNAHGAIVGDGKPANCSRGGWQCIPSTFAANHVKGTSTDIYDPVANVAASMTYIRSRYKVAPDGHDLASKVPQANPHHKPQGY is encoded by the coding sequence TTGGCGCGGATTCAGCAGGACTTCCAGGCGATCCAGCAGCGGATGGGCGAACTGTCCCAGCGGACCGGCCGGATCAAGGGCGTGATGGCCAGGGCCGTCACCACCGACCTCGCGGCGGGCGCCCTCGGCGGCGTGATCGGGTTCGGCGCGGTGGTCGCCCAGGTGCGTGAACGGGTCGGCGCGATCGAGCGGCAGGTCGCGGCCCTGGAAGCCACCAAGAACAAGCTCACCAAGAACCTCGGCAGCGACGTCAACAAGATCGGCGTCATCGTCAAGCAGTACGCGGACGCCGAGCGGCGCGCCCGCGAGGGCGTCCGGAAGCCCGGCCAGGGCGGCCATCCGGGGAAGCCGGCCGACCCGAAGAAGCCCGTCGGCGGCCACGGCGGCACGCACGAGACCGGGCCCACCGGACCGAAGAAGCCGATGCCCACCAGCCCGAAGAAGCCCACCGGCGGTCACGGCGGCCATGGCGGTCACGGCGGTCACGGCGGTCACGGCGAGGACCCCGCGCCGACGGTCTCCCACGAGGGCGCGATCAAGGTCAGCCAGGTCGGCTACCAGGGCGCCGGCAAGTACCGGAGCGGCGAGGCCGCCTGCCGCGAGTACATCTCCCAGGCCCTGGACGCGATGGGCGTCACCGACCCGAAGGCCCGCGCCGCCTGGACCGAGGGCATGCTGACCATCGCCTCCCGGGAGTCCTCGTACAACGCGCCCGGCTCGCAGATCAACGCCTGGGACAGCAACGCCCACGGCGCCATCGTCGGCGACGGCAAGCCCGCGAACTGCTCGCGCGGCGGCTGGCAGTGCATCCCGAGCACCTTCGCGGCCAACCACGTCAAGGGCACCTCCACCGACATCTACGACCCGGTGGCCAACGTCGCGGCGTCCATGACGTACATCCGCAGCAGGTACAAGGTCGCGCCGGACGGGCACGACCTGGCGAGCAAGGTGCCGCAGGCCAACCCGCACCACAAGCCGCAGGGCTACTGA
- a CDS encoding fumarylacetoacetate hydrolase family protein, with protein MKLLRIGAPGEEVPAVLDADGTAYSLAGLTRDIDGAFLAGGGVERVRAALAAGSLPVVESAGVRRGAPVARPGKVVCVGLNYRDHAEETGAAIPARPVVFMKDPATVVGPDDEVLVPRGSTRTDYEVELAMVIGQRARYLADPAGAAACIAGYAVSNDVSEREFQLDFSPQWDLGKSCETFNPLGPWLVTPDEVPDPQALGLRLSVNGESRQDGSTARMIFDVPYLVWYLSQYMVLNPGDVINTGTPAGVALGRPDKPYLRAGDVVELSVDGLGTQRQTLADA; from the coding sequence ATGAAGCTGCTGCGCATCGGCGCGCCCGGTGAAGAGGTGCCGGCCGTCCTGGACGCCGACGGCACCGCGTACTCGCTGGCCGGGCTGACCCGTGACATCGACGGGGCGTTCCTCGCGGGGGGCGGGGTCGAACGGGTGCGGGCGGCGCTCGCGGCGGGGTCGCTGCCGGTGGTGGAGAGTGCCGGGGTGCGGCGGGGGGCGCCGGTCGCGCGGCCCGGGAAGGTGGTCTGCGTCGGGCTCAACTACCGGGACCACGCGGAGGAGACCGGGGCGGCGATCCCGGCGCGGCCGGTGGTGTTCATGAAGGACCCGGCGACGGTCGTCGGCCCGGACGACGAGGTGCTGGTGCCGCGCGGCTCGACCCGGACGGACTACGAGGTGGAGCTGGCGATGGTGATCGGGCAGCGGGCCCGCTACCTCGCCGACCCGGCCGGGGCCGCCGCGTGCATCGCCGGGTACGCGGTCAGCAACGACGTCTCGGAGCGGGAGTTCCAGCTCGACTTCTCCCCGCAGTGGGACCTCGGCAAGTCCTGCGAGACCTTCAACCCGCTCGGCCCCTGGCTGGTGACCCCGGACGAGGTGCCCGACCCGCAGGCGCTCGGCCTGCGGCTGAGCGTCAACGGCGAGTCGCGGCAGGACGGCAGCACCGCGCGCATGATCTTCGATGTGCCGTACCTGGTCTGGTACTTGAGCCAGTACATGGTGCTCAACCCCGGCGACGTGATCAACACCGGCACGCCGGCCGGCGTCGCCCTCGGCCGCCCCGACAAGCCGTACCTGCGGGCGGGCGACGTGGTCGAGCTGTCCGTCGACGGCCTCGGCACCCAGCGCCAGACCCTCGCCGACGCCTGA
- a CDS encoding GlsB/YeaQ/YmgE family stress response membrane protein, translated as MFQLLWILLIGFVLGVLAKLILRGPQSIPWWLTMLLGAAGALLGNLVAGWIGVRHTGGIDWIRHLLQIGFAVVLVAFVAPAWSKSRSGR; from the coding sequence ATGTTCCAACTCCTCTGGATTCTGTTGATCGGTTTCGTGCTGGGCGTGCTGGCCAAGCTGATCCTGCGTGGACCGCAGTCCATCCCGTGGTGGCTGACCATGCTGCTCGGTGCGGCCGGCGCACTGCTCGGAAACCTGGTGGCCGGCTGGATCGGCGTCCGGCACACCGGCGGCATCGACTGGATCAGGCACCTGCTCCAGATCGGTTTCGCCGTCGTCCTGGTGGCCTTCGTCGCCCCGGCCTGGAGCAAGTCCCGCTCGGGCAGGTAG
- the thpR gene encoding RNA 2',3'-cyclic phosphodiesterase, whose protein sequence is MDDPSEPPALRAFVALAPPDEAKDELARALRPAYEAYPGLRWNRIEDWHITLAFLGELPSSAVPLLRSALSGAAVGRPALRLGLRGGGHFDGRLLWSGVDGDLAGLHRLAEEVRGLVRARGIGFRERPLHPHLTLARARRDDAGSVPASAAVLAGFTGRSWWTARLHLVGSNTARGPGPIHYRDIESWPFAAVGRPDRTA, encoded by the coding sequence GTGGACGATCCTTCCGAGCCCCCGGCCCTGCGTGCCTTCGTGGCGCTCGCCCCGCCCGACGAGGCCAAGGACGAGCTGGCCCGGGCGCTGCGCCCCGCCTACGAGGCGTACCCCGGGCTGCGCTGGAACCGGATCGAGGACTGGCACATCACGCTGGCCTTCCTCGGTGAACTCCCGTCCAGCGCCGTCCCGTTGCTGCGTTCCGCGCTGTCCGGCGCCGCCGTCGGGCGGCCCGCGCTGCGGCTGGGGCTGCGCGGCGGGGGCCACTTCGACGGGCGGCTGCTGTGGAGCGGCGTCGACGGGGACCTGGCGGGGCTGCACCGGCTGGCCGAGGAGGTCCGGGGCCTGGTGCGCGCCCGGGGCATCGGCTTCCGGGAGCGCCCGCTGCACCCGCACCTGACGCTGGCCCGGGCCCGCCGCGACGACGCCGGCAGCGTCCCGGCGAGCGCCGCCGTGCTCGCCGGGTTCACCGGCCGGAGCTGGTGGACGGCGCGCCTGCACCTGGTCGGCAGCAACACCGCCCGCGGCCCCGGCCCGATCCACTACCGCGACATCGAGTCCTGGCCCTTCGCCGCCGTCGGCCGCCCCGACCGCACCGCCTGA